Proteins from a genomic interval of Trifolium pratense cultivar HEN17-A07 linkage group LG6, ARS_RC_1.1, whole genome shotgun sequence:
- the LOC123892487 gene encoding probable calcium-binding protein CML35 produces MKFINPKNLSPKRLFRSKKEKSSVSRSDPPSFGSASSSDESTHKTVAGGSQTPTSVLPEDWSDVNVDVQWELAQAFRLIDRDNDGVVSRQELQAVLTRLGARPPSSEEIEMMLSEVDSDGRGFISVETIMNRISSGSGSGNGSGSGSGSGSDPEEELREAFEVFDTDRDGRISADELLRVFRAIGDERCTLEECRRMIAGVDKNGDGFVCFEEFSVMMELQR; encoded by the coding sequence ATGAAGTTCATTAACCCTAAAAACCTCTCTCCCAAACGTCTCTTCCGTTCCAAAAAGGAAAAATCCTCAGTCTCAAGATCCGACCCACCTTCATTCGGGTCAGCATCTTCATCCGATGAATCCACTCACAAAACCGTTGCTGGTGGCTCACAAACACCTACCAGCGTCCTTCCGGAAGACTGGTCTGATGTCAACGTCGACGTTCAGTGGGAGCTTGCTCAAGCTTTTCGTTTAATCGACCGAGATAACGACGGCGTCGTTTCGCGTCAAGAACTCCAAGCAGTTCTCACGCGCCTCGGTGCGCGTCCTCCTAGTTCCGAAGAAATCGAGATGATGCTTAGCGAAGTGGATAGCGATGGTAGAGGCTTCATTAGCGTGGAAACGATCATGAACCGGATTAGCTCCGGTTCTGGATCGGGTAACGGATCCGGATCGGGATCCGGTTCGGGTTCGGATCCGGAGGAAGAACTTAGAGAAGCGTTTGAGGTATTTGATACGGATCGAGATGGGAGAATCTCGGCGGATGAATTGTTGAGGGTTTTTAGAGCGATTGGGGATGAACGGTGCACGTTAGAAGAGTGTAGGCGTATGATAGCAGGTGTTGATAAAAACGGGGATGGGTTTGTGTGTTTTGAAGAGTTTTCTGTTATGATGGAGTTGCAacggtga